CTTGATAATCATATCTGCGATATAGCGGGGATCGTAGATTATCGGGTATGCAGGCCGTCAAGCGGAGACAAACTCTATACTCTAATCAACTGGGATAGCTCCTACACTCCACCAGCCTTCACGGGTACTTGATTTGAAGAATCCCGATACTCTTTCCCGTACTAGGTTATCACTGGCATCTGTAAGATGGCTCACCATGGTCTCTCCGCCAGAGGTGTTTATGCCTTAAGCTGAGGCCACTGGGATAGACTAGCGTGGGGAAAAGGCTATAGGTATTTGCGATAAGAAGACCACAAAAGACCTAACAAATGAAAAACTCTATACACCCTTGTTCTATAATTATTCAGAGGAGTTGGAAAAACTATTAAGAAACACAGTCACAGGGCTAAGAACATCCTCATTAATTAATGCTACTGCATGTCAAGGAGAATCGTCGAGATAGTCAGAGAATACATCTTAGCAATATTGTTGAGGATTTGAGCAAGCTGAGCAACAGGGCTGATGGATCTAGGAAGTGTGATAAGAAGCCTTCTCTATAAGCATACCGAAGAATATAGATTATGTTACTATAAACCATTCATTGAAGAGCTACAGGTAGCATACGTTGACCCGAGAAACATTTCTAAGTTCCATGTGATTCAGCAACCATAAGCGCTCGTAGTATTCCCCGTTACGATGATGGCGTAGCTGTCCTGACCCATCTCACTAGAGGATGAGGTTTATCGCTGGCTCTGTCACGATTCTCTAGCTTTAGCGATCGCCCTGACTCTGTGTTATCATCTTCCTAGTAAATCATTCTCTTGGTTAAGCTTTGATCTCCGGTGGCCTAAGACCTAAGGGTATGTTTTTATGCGTGCTTTGCCGCTACTCTGAGCAGCTTTTCATCGAACGTAGCGAACCCTGCCCCCGCAGATTTAGCTAGCTGCACATAGAGAGCGCCGTACACCGTGATGCCCTCCTCTAGTGCGAGTTTAAAGGCCTCTTCGGCTATCTCTCTCGAGGAGTATACCTTCAGCGTTGACCATAGCTTCAAGAGGTCTTCTACGCTCCTGACAGCTTCCTCCCAGCCTAGATCGCCCACCTTTAAGCAATGTTTCCATATAGCGTTTAAGGCTTCGGGGAGAGCTAAGTCTATAGTTGCCATCACCTCCCTGTCCCTAACCCACGAACGCACTAGCCTACGCACCTCCCCAGAGCCCCTTTCTTCGAGCACGAGCTTTACTAGAAACGATGCGTCTAGCACTATCAACGCTCCTCCCTCGACTCCCTAATAAGCACCGTGGAGTCTACTCTCGTCCTCCTCACCCCCGCATTCTTCTCGATGCTATCGAGTATCTCTTGAAGCTCGAGAGCCCTGACGCGCTCCTCGATAAACATTCTAATCTCTCTACTCCAATCAATACTGTACTTTTTCATCTTCTCCTTAAGCTCCTTGGGCACTCTGATCGACACTACGTCAGACAACCTGTATACGCCATATAAAATATAATGTATACACAGTTTTAAACATTTATGACCGGTGACATTTATCCCTTCACCCCCGAGGATCGTCCATGTAGTATAGGTTTCGTTTACACAACCTCTTCTCGGGCATGTTCTCGATGTATCCTTCTCATCTACGTGCTCTACCTCTATCCCGTATTCCTCGGCAACCTCTCTAAGCCTTCTCAATAGATATCCATAGCTCCATATATGGACGATCTCGAAGTTAACCTTAAAGCCCTTACCAGGCTCTTGAGAAGCATACCTCGGATGACCAACGAATACCCTTTTAACACCTTCATTGTATAGCCATTCTATCGTGTTTCTCACAGCCCAGTCTATATAGCTCTTGATCTGTCTCCTCCACCTCTTATACATCCTCCCAAGCCTCTTAGAAGACCTCAAACCATATCTATTTAAGATGCTTTGATAGCTAGAGATCTTATCCCTCCAGTAGAAGCTAATAGCCTTCAAAGGCCTCCCATTCACTAATAAGGCAGACCCATCATCAACATAGACGGCTAAGAGGTTATTGATGCCTATATCAATGCCTGCCTCTTTATTTCCACTAGGCTTAAGTGGGATCCTAAAGCTACTACCCCTGATTATCTTCTTTTCAACCTCATATGATATGTATATATACCACTGCCAAGGCACTATCAAGACTTGCAAAAGCAGGATACATCAAGAGATCATGGGTATGGGTCTCGCAAAGGAGACAGAGGCTCTACTGCTTGAAATAGCACAACAGCTTTTTGAGAATAACATTTGTTAGGAAATCCCCTAACACAAAGATCTATCCTGGCTCAGATCCTAGACTTGGTTAGGTTCTGCCATGGCTAACCATGCTAGGACTTATCCTTTGAGAGGGCTATCTATCATCTGTTAGGGGATTTCCTAACACAAATCCCCTACCGTGATATCACAGCTGTGGTAAAAGCTCCTCCTAGAGTGGGACTGGATGGATTTGCTAGAGCGAGAGCTAGTACGAGAACAACAAGAGGCTGATAAAACATATTCAAGAAAAACAAGAAAACCATCGAGGAGGAGTCGAGGGTAAGATGAAAGTTTTTCAAATAAAACAGGTAATACCTTCTCATTCAAAAACGCTCTATGCCCCCTTTTCTACTATATATTACCGCCTGTTAGCTACGTATATATTGTATTTAAATATTTAAATCAGCTTATGCGGTTTCTATAGAGCTTCTACAACGCATACATATTCAAAAACGATTTAAAGATCTATATATAAATCTCAAACCAAGGATTTGAAGAAAAGATACACATGCTAGATCAATAGAATAAATGTTTTTGAAAAGGATTCGAAGAAATGCTCAAATAACAAAAACAAACGTATATGTTGAACATCCATGTATATATACCTCGTTTCGACTGATCTAGTTCGGAAGGTGAGAAACATGGCACAGTATTTCTCCTTCTTCCTAAGCAGAACATCTTGCACTTCAGCATTATCTAAGGGATATAAAGCTATTGATCATGGGGGTAGTACTGCTAATCCTAGAGACATTGTTTGATAATATAGCGGTTGACAATATAATGTATAACATTACAACAATTTTAGAGAATGTATTTCAAAATATGACCGGCCAGGGTGCAAATGTACTCTCAGGAAGCTTCGTAATGCATATAGGATTAATAGTACTCCAAATCATAGACATAATATTAATTATAGCTGTCTCAGTACACATAATTTGGACTCTATTCAGCTCTCCTCGAAATAAATAGAGAATTAAAAGCAAAACATTTTTTATCTTTTATCCATTTTAATGAGACCCGATAGCGATAGCCTAAGCCTTATAAAATAGTTGGCAAACCTCGCCTCTTAAGGCGGGGAAGGGGTCATAGACACCCTCCTACCAGTATATTTTCCGCTGTAATCATAGTAATCCTTGGGCCTAGGCCTAGGATCTCGACCGCTGGGTTTTTTCTTAAGCACCTCTCCAGTGTTTGATCCACATCAATGAGAAAACAGCTTAAGGGTTTATAAACCTAGATCAAATTTAGGTATAGCTGTGCTTAACGCCCATGGATCTAAACCAAGCGTGTTAGGTAGATCTTTGTTAGGGGATTACCTAACAGAAGATCTAGAAGGTCTTCTTTAAAATTAATCTAGTACTATAATATTCAGTATAGCATCACGTTTGGAAAAATATTCTAAACAAGATACTATGGTATCAAGGGCTGGTCAATATAGAGCCCCCCTTTTAAACACATCTGTTTGAAAGGAGCCCCTGCATCTCTTGAGAAGCACTAAAGTATCTACATCCCCACGAGCTTCCTAACATCCTCTTTGAAGTTATCCGCAGCAAACCTTATGATAAGTTGCTTCCATGGATGGATAGTATCTAAAGGCAATATTTCTTAGCTGTTTAATGGAGCCTTGCGAGACCATGAAACGATGGAAATGTTTACACCTGTTTTGGTGCGGCGGCCGGGATTTGAACCCGGGATTTCCGGCGTGGCAGGCCGGCGTCCTAGACCAGGCTAGACGACCGCCGCCATATTTACTATGGGTGGGCGGGGTTATATTTCTTGTTTTGGTGAGCATTCCACGTTTATAGTTATTGCTGTGCCCTCATCTATTTTTAATTTTTCAGAGAGTTTCTCTCTGGATATTATTTCTAGTATTGTGGGTTTATGTGTGGATCTATATGGTCTTATTAGAAGCACTTTATCTCCTTCTATATATGCTTTCCAAATGTATAGCCCTCCATATGTTTTTCCATCTATTACTA
Above is a window of Sulfolobales archaeon DNA encoding:
- a CDS encoding transposase; protein product: MQVLIVPWQWYIYISYEVEKKIIRGSSFRIPLKPSGNKEAGIDIGINNLLAVYVDDGSALLVNGRPLKAISFYWRDKISSYQSILNRYGLRSSKRLGRMYKRWRRQIKSYIDWAVRNTIEWLYNEGVKRVFVGHPRYASQEPGKGFKVNFEIVHIWSYGYLLRRLREVAEEYGIEVEHVDEKDTSRTCPRRGCVNETYTTWTILGGEGINVTGHKCLKLCIHYILYGVYRLSDVVSIRVPKELKEKMKKYSIDWSREIRMFIEERVRALELQEILDSIEKNAGVRRTRVDSTVLIRESREER
- a CDS encoding type II toxin-antitoxin system VapC family toxin, whose product is MLDASFLVKLVLEERGSGEVRRLVRSWVRDREVMATIDLALPEALNAIWKHCLKVGDLGWEEAVRSVEDLLKLWSTLKVYSSREIAEEAFKLALEEGITVYGALYVQLAKSAGAGFATFDEKLLRVAAKHA